The proteins below come from a single Cupriavidus pauculus genomic window:
- a CDS encoding MFS transporter — protein MSSRNWLSGLIFFLSDVRDGLGPFLGVLLLSQGWRADDIGYVMAAGGAAGMLATTPMGAWVDRSHSKRLLLAAGTFGLTLATAALWASPSFGIAMTSQVVTGMAGALLGAGIMGLTLGIVDHDDLPRQLGINEAWNHAGNVVAAALAGMAGYLWGLSAVFLLLTVMAFAGLVCLIRIRPEDIDHERARGDSSPSAASAHDGGQPPSTLRVLAESRELRMLAITMLLFHLGNAAMLPWFAQSIVAHGLVNPSVFTAATVIVAQLVMIPAALGAGRYASRHGYRVLIVAALLVLPLRGLIAGTWASPWALIPVQALDGIGAGLLGVALPGLVAGILRGTGHVNAGLGAVMAVQGVGAALSPAFAGWIAHHFGYSAAFIALGGVAILGWFSYRSGISPRAPAMPQR, from the coding sequence GTGAGCTCCCGCAACTGGCTATCGGGCCTGATCTTCTTTCTGTCGGACGTCCGCGACGGACTCGGGCCCTTTCTCGGTGTGCTGCTGCTCAGCCAGGGCTGGCGCGCCGACGACATCGGTTACGTGATGGCGGCCGGCGGTGCCGCCGGCATGCTTGCGACCACACCGATGGGAGCATGGGTCGACCGGTCGCACAGCAAGCGGCTGCTGCTCGCGGCCGGCACCTTCGGACTCACGCTGGCGACCGCGGCGCTATGGGCCAGCCCATCGTTCGGCATTGCCATGACCTCTCAGGTGGTGACCGGCATGGCGGGTGCGCTGCTGGGCGCCGGCATCATGGGCCTGACGCTGGGGATCGTGGACCATGACGACTTGCCCCGGCAATTGGGCATCAATGAAGCGTGGAACCACGCCGGCAATGTCGTGGCGGCAGCGCTGGCCGGCATGGCGGGCTATCTGTGGGGGCTGTCGGCGGTGTTCCTGCTGCTGACCGTGATGGCGTTCGCGGGGCTCGTCTGCCTCATCCGTATCCGTCCCGAGGACATCGATCATGAGCGCGCGCGCGGCGATAGCTCGCCGTCCGCCGCTTCGGCGCATGACGGCGGTCAGCCCCCCTCGACGCTGCGCGTGCTGGCCGAATCGCGCGAGCTGCGCATGCTCGCGATCACGATGCTGCTGTTCCATCTCGGCAATGCCGCGATGTTGCCCTGGTTCGCGCAGTCGATCGTGGCACATGGGCTGGTGAACCCGAGCGTCTTCACGGCCGCGACGGTCATCGTGGCGCAACTGGTGATGATTCCCGCCGCGCTGGGCGCGGGCCGCTACGCGAGCCGCCACGGGTACCGCGTGCTCATCGTCGCGGCGCTTCTGGTATTGCCCCTGCGCGGACTCATCGCGGGGACCTGGGCATCGCCATGGGCACTGATCCCCGTTCAGGCGCTCGACGGCATCGGAGCAGGCTTGCTCGGCGTCGCGCTACCGGGACTCGTTGCCGGCATCCTCCGAGGCACAGGCCACGTCAACGCCGGCCTCGGGGCCGTCATGGCCGTGCAGGGCGTCGGCGCGGCGCTGAGCCCCGCATTCGCCGGGTGGATCGCGCATCATTTCGGCTATAGCGCGGCGTTTATCGCGCTTGGCGGGGTGGCGATCCTCGGGTGGTTCAGCTACCGATCCGGCATCTCGCCGCGCGCACCCGCCATGCCGCAACGATAA
- a CDS encoding LysR family transcriptional regulator has protein sequence MDRIDVMRLFIRVVETGNFSKAARAAGIGQPTASKIVAGLEERLGAQLLNRTSRGLSLTEAGQSFYEGAVDVVERVDEVESLVVRGEAAPSGVVRVALSPAFGRMMIVPHLPRFFERYPEVSVEFSVEQRYINLIENGIDLAIRIGPLTDSTEIARRIGSTQYATVASPAYLARAGTPQSIEDLASHACIAMMSRDAPRPWPFATPHGTTEHVPAGPVRSNDAEYVRGAVLAGLGIGHNAGWLYARDIEAGRLVPLLEDFRPAPFPISAVWPGSRRLPTRTRVLIDFLAETFAADPLLAIR, from the coding sequence GTGGATCGGATCGATGTCATGCGGCTGTTCATCCGCGTCGTGGAGACGGGCAACTTCTCGAAGGCGGCGCGCGCCGCGGGCATCGGCCAGCCGACCGCGAGCAAGATCGTCGCGGGCCTCGAAGAGCGGCTGGGGGCGCAGTTGCTGAACCGGACGTCGCGCGGACTCAGCCTCACCGAGGCAGGGCAGAGTTTCTACGAAGGCGCCGTCGATGTCGTCGAACGCGTGGACGAGGTCGAATCGCTCGTCGTCCGTGGCGAGGCAGCGCCATCCGGCGTGGTGCGCGTCGCGCTGTCGCCGGCATTCGGCCGCATGATGATCGTGCCGCATCTGCCGCGGTTCTTCGAACGGTATCCCGAGGTATCGGTCGAGTTCAGCGTCGAACAGCGCTATATCAACCTTATCGAGAACGGTATCGACCTCGCGATCCGTATCGGGCCCCTCACCGACTCGACCGAGATCGCGCGGCGCATCGGCAGTACGCAATACGCGACCGTCGCATCGCCGGCCTATCTCGCACGCGCGGGCACGCCGCAGTCCATCGAGGATCTGGCGAGCCACGCGTGCATCGCCATGATGTCGCGCGACGCACCGCGTCCGTGGCCGTTCGCCACCCCGCATGGCACGACCGAACATGTGCCCGCGGGACCGGTACGCAGCAATGACGCCGAGTACGTACGCGGCGCGGTCCTGGCCGGCCTCGGCATCGGCCATAACGCGGGCTGGCTCTATGCCCGCGATATCGAGGCAGGCCGGCTGGTCCCGCTCCTGGAAGACTTTCGCCCCGCCCCCTTTCCGATCAGCGCCGTATGGCCCGGCAGCCGCCGGCTGCCGACCCGCACGCGCGTGCTCATCGACTTCCTCGCCGAGACGTTCGCGGCAGACCCGTTGCTCGCCATTCGCTAG
- a CDS encoding DUF2501 domain-containing protein yields the protein MTASTFSRRAALLASVSVLLLSGTANAQIGDMLKSSPLGGSSGQGATGALGGLGSPGGGSLSSLSSLSSLSSGSAGNAAGVIEFCVKNNYLNADSATSAVKDKLLGSVSGGTRDSNYSDGSRGILSTSSGSKFDLSGGGLKAEVTRQVCDKILAQGKSML from the coding sequence ATGACTGCGTCCACTTTCTCTCGCCGCGCGGCATTGCTCGCTTCGGTATCCGTGCTCCTGCTCTCCGGCACCGCCAACGCCCAGATCGGCGACATGCTGAAATCCTCGCCGCTGGGCGGCAGTTCCGGCCAAGGTGCCACTGGCGCGCTCGGCGGGCTTGGCTCGCCTGGGGGCGGGTCGCTATCGTCGCTATCGTCGCTCTCGTCGCTGAGTTCCGGTTCGGCCGGTAACGCAGCCGGCGTCATCGAATTCTGCGTCAAGAACAACTATCTCAACGCCGACTCGGCCACTTCGGCGGTGAAGGACAAGCTGCTCGGCTCGGTGTCCGGCGGGACCCGGGACAGCAACTACAGCGACGGCTCGCGCGGGATTCTTTCCACCAGCAGTGGCAGCAAGTTTGATTTGAGCGGGGGCGGGCTGAAGGCCGAGGTCACCAGGCAGGTGTGCGACAAGATCCTGGCGCAGGGGAAGTCGATGCTTTGA
- a CDS encoding sigma-54-dependent transcriptional regulator — MAQILIVDDDVAFRESLAEMLRDLGHLVLQAETTDAGLHRLRTEAIDAAIVDLRLPGDDGLVFLRRASGFSSVPCIMLTAYASGGNTIEAMRLGAFDHLTKPVARAALVETLERALRREANEAAAATPAGNTPADDTELVSSSEAMRQVFKRIGLAANTDATVLILGETGTGKELVARALHRNSNRAARPFVAVNCAAIPPELMESELFGHVKGAFTGAVSDRIGRFREADGGTLFLDEIGDMPLSTQAKILRVLQEREITPVGASRVQPVDVRIVAATHRDLPAAVREGRFREDLWYRLQVVPLWLPPLRDRLGDVLLLAEHFLRQLGGDVPKRLSAPAARLLLSHAWPGNVRELRNAMERAAILSHGPVIEVEHIGLEAQARSVTALDIDWDGPMELAVARVEREMIVRALAATAGNRAEAARRLGLSRQQLYRKLAELRID; from the coding sequence GTGGCCCAAATCCTGATCGTTGACGACGACGTCGCGTTCCGCGAGAGCCTGGCGGAGATGCTTCGCGACCTCGGGCATCTCGTCCTGCAAGCGGAGACCACCGACGCGGGGCTGCACAGGCTCCGTACCGAGGCCATCGATGCCGCGATCGTCGACCTGCGACTCCCGGGCGACGATGGCCTGGTATTCCTGCGTCGCGCAAGCGGCTTCTCGAGCGTGCCCTGCATCATGCTGACCGCCTACGCGAGCGGCGGCAACACGATCGAGGCCATGCGCCTGGGGGCGTTCGACCATCTGACCAAGCCCGTGGCACGGGCCGCGCTCGTGGAAACGCTCGAGCGTGCATTGCGGCGTGAAGCCAACGAGGCAGCGGCCGCCACGCCTGCCGGCAACACGCCCGCGGATGACACCGAGCTGGTCAGCAGCAGCGAGGCCATGCGCCAGGTGTTCAAGCGCATTGGTCTTGCCGCCAACACGGACGCCACGGTCCTCATCCTTGGCGAAACCGGCACGGGCAAGGAACTCGTCGCGCGCGCATTGCATCGCAACAGCAATCGGGCGGCCAGACCGTTCGTCGCGGTGAATTGCGCCGCGATCCCTCCCGAACTCATGGAGAGCGAGCTGTTCGGCCACGTCAAGGGCGCATTCACGGGCGCCGTCAGCGATCGTATCGGACGCTTCCGCGAGGCCGATGGCGGCACGCTCTTTCTCGACGAGATCGGCGACATGCCGCTATCCACGCAGGCGAAGATCCTGCGGGTGCTACAGGAGCGCGAGATCACGCCCGTTGGCGCAAGTCGCGTCCAGCCCGTGGATGTCCGTATCGTCGCCGCCACGCATCGCGACCTTCCCGCCGCGGTCAGGGAAGGTCGCTTCCGCGAGGACCTCTGGTACCGCCTCCAGGTCGTCCCGCTCTGGCTGCCGCCGCTGCGCGACAGACTGGGCGACGTGCTGCTGCTGGCCGAGCATTTTCTGCGGCAACTGGGCGGCGACGTTCCCAAACGTTTGAGTGCCCCGGCTGCCCGGCTGCTGCTGTCGCATGCGTGGCCGGGTAACGTGCGGGAACTGCGCAATGCCATGGAACGCGCGGCCATTCTCAGCCATGGTCCCGTCATCGAGGTCGAACATATCGGACTGGAGGCGCAGGCGCGGTCCGTCACGGCGCTCGATATCGACTGGGATGGCCCCATGGAACTCGCCGTCGCTCGCGTCGAAAGGGAAATGATCGTGCGCGCGCTGGCGGCGACCGCCGGCAACCGGGCGGAGGCCGCGCGTCGCCTCGGACTGTCCCGGCAGCAGCTATACCGCAAGCTTGCCGAGCTCCGGATCGATTGA
- a CDS encoding YciI family protein codes for MVDENGPHYFVAFQTPGPKWVPGVKYNEQPEFGVHVAYMIEMHDRGLTVLSGPFMKEAGGLSGVLDDGGMTIFKAKDLAEATRIANDDPTVKSGLLNVEVKMMWVPFH; via the coding sequence ATGGTTGACGAAAACGGCCCCCATTACTTTGTCGCATTCCAGACACCCGGCCCCAAGTGGGTACCGGGCGTGAAGTACAACGAGCAGCCAGAGTTCGGCGTGCATGTGGCCTATATGATCGAGATGCACGATCGCGGCCTGACCGTATTGAGCGGCCCGTTCATGAAAGAGGCTGGCGGCCTGTCGGGCGTGCTCGACGACGGCGGCATGACGATCTTCAAGGCGAAGGACCTGGCGGAAGCCACACGCATCGCGAACGACGATCCGACCGTCAAGTCGGGGTTGCTCAACGTCGAGGTCAAGATGATGTGGGTGCCGTTCCACTGA
- a CDS encoding sensor histidine kinase: protein MFDIKRKPGLSLEPVVRRDLLILWLSISAAALVLGGLLLLLSRQGAGRQIAHARQVTATSCQALQAGTARLYRQPSATAGAPDVLTPAAAQAILDLALRDQPGVEGGFWRESAGVVAYAFPTYDGTGIKRDPPSAELDRIASMAQRAQDASGLVTDVRPGLREAVAFAACPVEAGDRRLIAWTLVRVPLFAAETLNILMLAVSLLLALVIVSGAWLGWVISRWQRQAVQLRTQLAQAERLATLGRVSAGLAHEIRNPLGTMRMKAENAMAAPAKLREARVNGALESVLTQTARLETLVSSLLALTQPFRVERESVDLAAWLEARRSAHADAAHARGIRIGLVIDPALASAANGLALFDPTQMVRVFDNLVLNALAHTGQDGEIELGARRTSRGTLLMWVADDGVGIAADLRDTLFEPFATGRAGGTGLGLALVREIVQGHDGRIYLADSPQGTRIEMELPWPKS, encoded by the coding sequence GTGTTCGATATCAAACGAAAACCCGGTCTCTCGCTGGAGCCGGTCGTCAGACGCGACCTGCTGATCCTGTGGCTCTCCATTTCGGCGGCGGCCCTCGTGCTGGGAGGGCTGCTGCTGTTATTGAGCCGCCAGGGCGCGGGTCGCCAGATCGCGCATGCGCGGCAGGTCACGGCGACCAGTTGCCAGGCACTGCAGGCGGGCACCGCGCGCCTTTACCGCCAGCCTTCCGCAACGGCCGGTGCCCCCGATGTGCTGACTCCCGCCGCGGCGCAGGCCATTCTCGATCTCGCACTGCGCGACCAGCCCGGCGTGGAGGGCGGCTTCTGGCGCGAGAGCGCGGGCGTGGTCGCGTATGCGTTTCCGACCTACGACGGCACCGGCATCAAGCGAGATCCACCCAGCGCCGAACTCGACCGCATTGCCTCCATGGCGCAGCGCGCGCAGGACGCTTCGGGCCTCGTGACCGACGTCCGTCCCGGCTTGCGTGAAGCCGTCGCGTTCGCCGCCTGTCCGGTGGAAGCCGGCGATCGCCGGCTGATCGCCTGGACGCTGGTGCGCGTACCGCTGTTTGCCGCGGAAACGCTCAATATCCTGATGCTCGCGGTCAGCCTGCTGCTGGCGCTCGTCATCGTTTCCGGCGCGTGGCTCGGGTGGGTCATCTCCCGGTGGCAGCGCCAGGCCGTCCAGCTGCGAACCCAGCTTGCGCAGGCGGAACGGCTCGCCACCCTTGGACGTGTTTCCGCGGGGCTTGCGCACGAGATTCGTAACCCTCTGGGCACGATGCGCATGAAAGCCGAGAACGCGATGGCCGCGCCAGCCAAGCTGCGCGAAGCGCGGGTCAATGGTGCGCTCGAATCGGTACTGACGCAGACGGCTCGCCTCGAAACACTGGTATCGAGCCTGCTGGCCCTGACGCAGCCGTTTCGTGTCGAGCGCGAGAGCGTCGACCTGGCCGCCTGGCTGGAGGCACGCCGCAGCGCCCATGCCGACGCGGCCCATGCGCGAGGGATACGCATCGGGCTGGTCATCGACCCGGCGCTTGCCTCGGCCGCCAATGGCCTCGCGCTGTTCGACCCGACGCAGATGGTGCGCGTGTTCGACAACCTGGTACTCAATGCCCTCGCGCATACGGGACAGGACGGCGAGATCGAACTGGGCGCACGTCGCACGAGTCGCGGCACCTTGCTCATGTGGGTGGCCGACGATGGCGTTGGCATTGCCGCCGACCTGCGAGACACGCTGTTCGAACCGTTCGCTACCGGCCGTGCGGGAGGCACGGGACTGGGCCTGGCGCTCGTCCGCGAGATCGTTCAGGGTCATGATGGACGTATCTATCTTGCGGACTCGCCGCAGGGAACACGCATCGAGATGGAGCTCCCGTGGCCCAAATCCTGA